A window of the Lactobacillus amylovorus DSM 20531 genome harbors these coding sequences:
- the rpsQ gene encoding 30S ribosomal protein S17: protein MSETNERNRRHVYQGRVVSDKMDKTIVVVADTYKNHPVYNKRIKYSKKYYAQDENNEAKVGDTVRIMETRPLSRKKRFRLVKIVKKSV from the coding sequence TTGAGCGAAACAAACGAAAGAAATCGTCGTCACGTATACCAAGGTCGTGTAGTTTCTGATAAGATGGACAAGACTATTGTAGTCGTTGCTGACACTTACAAGAACCACCCTGTTTACAACAAGCGTATCAAATATTCAAAGAAGTACTACGCACAAGACGAAAATAACGAAGCTAAAGTTGGCGATACTGTACGTATCATGGAAACCCGTCCATTATCTCGTAAGAAGCGCTTCCGTTTAGTAAAGATTGTTAAGAAATCTGTTTAA
- the rpmC gene encoding 50S ribosomal protein L29, with product MKAKDIRALTTDEMLEKEKQYKEELFNLRFQQATGQLENTARLSKVRKNIARIKTILSEKALENN from the coding sequence ATGAAGGCTAAAGATATCAGAGCATTAACCACTGATGAAATGTTAGAAAAAGAAAAGCAATATAAAGAAGAACTCTTTAATTTGCGTTTCCAACAAGCAACGGGTCAATTAGAAAATACCGCTCGCTTGAGTAAAGTCCGCAAGAATATCGCCAGAATTAAGACTATTCTGAGCGAAAAAGCGTTAGAAAACAATTAA
- the rplP gene encoding 50S ribosomal protein L16, translating into MPLVPKRVKHRREFRGKMRGAAKGGKYIAFGEYGLEALESHWITNRQIEAARVAMTRYMKRGGKVWIRIFPQKSYTAKGVGVRMGSGKGAPAGWVAVVKREKIMFEIGGVDEATAREALRLASTKLPIKTKFVTRSSEVGGESNEG; encoded by the coding sequence ATGCCTTTAGTACCAAAACGAGTAAAACACCGTCGTGAATTCCGTGGAAAGATGCGTGGTGCTGCTAAAGGTGGTAAGTATATTGCCTTTGGTGAATATGGTCTTGAAGCCCTCGAATCACATTGGATTACTAACCGTCAAATCGAAGCTGCCCGTGTTGCTATGACACGTTACATGAAGCGTGGCGGTAAAGTTTGGATTAGAATTTTCCCTCAAAAGTCATACACTGCTAAAGGTGTTGGTGTACGTATGGGTTCTGGTAAAGGTGCACCAGCAGGTTGGGTAGCTGTAGTTAAGAGAGAAAAGATTATGTTTGAAATTGGTGGTGTTGATGAAGCAACTGCTCGTGAAGCTTTACGTCTTGCTTCAACTAAGTTACCAATTAAGACTAAGTTTGTAACTAGAAGTTCGGAAGTAGGTGGCGAATCTAATGAAGGCTAA
- the rpsC gene encoding 30S ribosomal protein S3: protein MGQKINPNGFRLGVIRDWESKWYADKGYKETLNEDLRIRKFISEKLKDASVSTVEIERAANRINISIHTAKPGMVIGKGGSEVEALRKQLNALTGKQVHINIVEIKKPDLDAELVADGIARQLEARIAFRRAMRQATQRAMRAGAKGIKVQTSGRLNGADMARREWHTEGRVPLQTLRADIDYAWVNAFTTYGEIGVQVWINRGEVLPTRKNKPASKPAKGGNR from the coding sequence ATGGGTCAAAAGATTAACCCAAACGGTTTTCGTCTCGGTGTTATCCGCGATTGGGAATCAAAATGGTATGCTGACAAGGGATACAAAGAAACTTTAAACGAAGACCTTCGAATCAGAAAATTTATCTCAGAAAAATTGAAGGATGCTTCAGTATCTACTGTTGAAATTGAACGTGCAGCTAACAGAATCAACATCTCAATTCATACTGCTAAGCCAGGTATGGTAATTGGTAAAGGTGGTTCTGAAGTTGAAGCTTTAAGAAAACAATTAAATGCTTTAACTGGTAAGCAAGTTCACATTAATATTGTTGAAATTAAGAAACCAGATCTTGATGCTGAATTAGTAGCTGATGGTATCGCTCGTCAACTTGAAGCTCGTATTGCTTTCAGACGTGCTATGCGTCAAGCTACTCAAAGAGCTATGCGTGCTGGTGCCAAGGGTATTAAGGTTCAAACTTCAGGTCGTTTGAACGGTGCCGACATGGCAAGAAGAGAATGGCACACAGAAGGTCGTGTTCCATTACAAACTTTGAGAGCTGATATTGATTACGCTTGGGTAAATGCATTCACTACTTACGGTGAAATTGGTGTCCAGGTTTGGATCAACCGTGGTGAAGTCTTACCAACTCGTAAGAATAAGCCAGCTTCAAAGCCAGCGAAGGGAGGAAATAGATAA
- the rplV gene encoding 50S ribosomal protein L22 — protein MAEQISSAKAEARTVRIAPRKARLVVDLIRGKSVAEALAILEFTPRAASPIVEKVLRSAIANAEHNYDLESANLYVSEAYVNEGATLKRFRPRAKGMASPINKRTSHVVVVVSEKND, from the coding sequence ATGGCAGAACAAATTAGTTCAGCTAAGGCTGAAGCAAGAACTGTTCGCATCGCTCCAAGAAAAGCTCGTTTAGTCGTTGACTTAATTCGTGGCAAGAGCGTTGCTGAAGCATTAGCAATCTTAGAATTTACGCCTAGAGCTGCTTCCCCAATCGTTGAAAAAGTTTTACGTTCAGCTATTGCTAACGCAGAACACAACTACGATCTTGAAAGTGCTAACCTTTACGTATCAGAAGCTTACGTAAACGAAGGTGCAACCTTGAAGAGATTCCGTCCACGTGCTAAGGGTATGGCTTCTCCAATTAACAAGAGAACCAGTCACGTAGTTGTAGTAGTTTCAGAAAAGAACGATTAA
- the rpsS gene encoding 30S ribosomal protein S19 codes for MSRSIKKGPFADASLLKKVDAQADADKKQVIKTWSRRSTIFPSFVGLTIAVYDGRKHVPVYVTEDMVGHKLGEFVPTRTFHGHRSTDDKATTQA; via the coding sequence ATGAGCCGTAGTATTAAAAAAGGTCCTTTTGCTGATGCATCTTTATTAAAGAAGGTTGATGCACAAGCAGATGCAGATAAGAAACAAGTTATTAAGACTTGGTCACGTCGTTCAACTATTTTCCCTTCCTTTGTAGGTTTGACTATAGCTGTTTACGATGGTAGAAAACATGTTCCAGTATATGTTACTGAAGACATGGTTGGTCATAAGTTAGGTGAATTTGTTCCAACAAGAACTTTCCACGGACACAGATCCACTGATGATAAAGCCACAACACAAGCTTAG
- the rplB gene encoding 50S ribosomal protein L2, with protein MAIKIYKPTTNGRRHMTSSDFAEITKTKPEKTLLESQSHTAGRNSYGHITVRHRGGGHKQKYRIIDFKRNKDNAKAVVKAIEYDPNRTANIALLHYTDGIKAYILAPKGLKVGDIVESGDEVDIKPGNALALKNIPTGTAIHNIELKPGKGGQLVRSAGASAQVLGVDGDYTLIRLQSGEVRKILSSCRATIGVVGNEQHSLIQLGKAGRKRWLGKRPQSRGSVMNPNDHPHGGGEGKAPVGRPQPMTPWGKKARGIKTRDIKKASEKLIIRHRKGSK; from the coding sequence TTGGCTATTAAGATTTACAAGCCAACCACGAATGGTCGTCGTCATATGACTTCTTCCGACTTTGCTGAGATTACCAAGACAAAGCCTGAAAAGACTTTACTTGAATCACAATCACACACTGCAGGTCGTAACTCATATGGTCATATCACTGTAAGACACCGTGGTGGTGGTCACAAACAAAAATACCGTATCATCGACTTTAAGCGTAACAAAGACAATGCAAAGGCAGTTGTAAAGGCAATCGAATACGATCCCAACAGAACTGCTAACATCGCTTTGCTTCACTACACTGATGGTATCAAGGCTTACATTTTGGCACCTAAGGGCTTAAAGGTTGGCGACATCGTTGAATCAGGCGACGAAGTTGACATTAAGCCAGGTAATGCATTAGCATTGAAGAACATCCCTACTGGTACTGCAATTCACAATATTGAATTGAAGCCAGGCAAGGGTGGTCAACTTGTAAGAAGTGCTGGTGCTTCAGCTCAAGTTTTAGGTGTTGATGGGGACTACACTTTGATTAGATTACAAAGTGGCGAAGTTCGTAAGATTTTATCATCATGCCGTGCTACTATCGGTGTGGTTGGTAACGAACAACACTCCTTAATCCAATTAGGTAAAGCTGGTCGTAAGCGTTGGTTAGGCAAGCGTCCTCAATCACGTGGTTCTGTAATGAACCCTAACGATCACCCACATGGTGGTGGTGAAGGTAAGGCTCCTGTTGGTCGTCCACAACCTATGACTCCATGGGGTAAGAAGGCTCGTGGTATCAAGACTAGAGATATCAAGAAGGCTAGCGAGAAGTTAATCATTCGTCACCGTAAGGGTAGCAAATAA
- the rplW gene encoding 50S ribosomal protein L23, with amino-acid sequence MDARDIILRPVITEKSTNLMDDKKYTFDVLLTATKTQVRNAVEEIFDVKVKNVNIMNVRGKDKRVGRYTGKTARRRKAIVALTDDSNSIKIFQDEDKEDNK; translated from the coding sequence ATGGATGCACGCGATATCATTTTAAGACCTGTCATTACTGAAAAGTCTACGAACTTAATGGATGATAAGAAGTACACTTTCGACGTGCTTTTAACTGCAACCAAGACACAAGTTCGCAATGCTGTTGAAGAAATCTTCGATGTTAAAGTAAAGAACGTTAACATTATGAACGTTCGCGGCAAGGACAAGCGAGTAGGTCGTTACACTGGTAAGACTGCTCGTCGTAGAAAGGCTATTGTTGCTTTAACTGACGATTCAAACAGTATTAAGATTTTCCAAGACGAAGATAAAGAAGACAATAAGTAA
- the rplD gene encoding 50S ribosomal protein L4, protein MANLKVMDQNGKDSGEVTLNDKVFGIEPNDNVVFEAIIRQRAGKRQGTSKVKNRSAVRGGGKKPWRQKGTGRARQGSIRAPQWRGGGTVFGPIPRSYAYTMPRKQRRLAIKSVLSQKLIDNDLIVLDKLTMSAPKTKELVSMLNSLNADGKVLIVTDDNNVQLSARNLAKVKAVPVNGLNVEDAVNYGKLILSQDAVKKIEEVLA, encoded by the coding sequence ATGGCTAATTTAAAAGTTATGGATCAAAACGGTAAAGACTCTGGTGAAGTTACTTTAAACGATAAAGTTTTTGGTATTGAACCTAACGATAACGTCGTTTTTGAAGCAATCATTAGACAAAGAGCCGGCAAGCGTCAAGGTACCTCAAAGGTTAAGAATAGATCTGCTGTTCGCGGCGGTGGTAAGAAACCTTGGAGACAAAAGGGTACTGGTCGTGCTCGTCAAGGTTCTATCAGAGCTCCACAATGGCGTGGCGGTGGTACAGTATTTGGCCCAATTCCACGTTCATACGCATACACTATGCCAAGAAAGCAACGTCGTTTGGCTATTAAGTCAGTTCTTTCCCAAAAGTTGATTGACAATGATTTAATCGTTTTAGACAAGTTGACTATGTCAGCTCCTAAGACTAAGGAATTAGTATCAATGTTAAACAGCTTAAACGCTGATGGTAAGGTTTTAATTGTTACTGATGATAACAATGTACAACTTTCCGCAAGAAACTTGGCTAAGGTTAAGGCTGTTCCAGTTAACGGTTTGAATGTTGAAGATGCTGTTAACTACGGCAAGTTAATCTTGTCTCAAGATGCTGTTAAGAAGATCGAGGAGGTTTTGGCTTAA
- the rplC gene encoding 50S ribosomal protein L3, whose translation MTKGILGRKVGMTQIFTKDGVLVPVTVVEATPNVVMQVKTVESDGYEAVQLGYQDKREVLSNKPEKGHADKAKTSPKRFIREIRGVELKDYEVGSEVTVDTFKEGDVVNVTGTSRGHGYQGNIKRWGQSRGPETHGSRYHRIPGSMGSIINRVPKGKRLPGHMGVKKVTIENLVIEKVVADKNVLMIKGNVPGAKNSLIVVKTASKAVKADK comes from the coding sequence ATGACCAAAGGAATCTTAGGAAGAAAAGTTGGTATGACTCAAATCTTTACTAAAGATGGTGTCCTTGTTCCTGTAACTGTTGTAGAAGCAACTCCTAACGTTGTTATGCAAGTTAAGACTGTTGAGTCAGACGGTTACGAAGCAGTTCAATTAGGTTACCAAGACAAGCGTGAAGTTTTGAGCAACAAACCAGAAAAAGGTCATGCTGATAAAGCAAAGACTTCGCCTAAGCGCTTCATTCGGGAAATCCGCGGTGTTGAGCTTAAGGACTATGAAGTCGGCTCAGAAGTTACTGTGGATACATTCAAGGAAGGTGACGTTGTAAACGTTACTGGTACTTCAAGAGGTCATGGATACCAAGGTAACATTAAGCGTTGGGGCCAATCAAGAGGACCAGAAACCCACGGTTCAAGATACCACAGAATTCCTGGTTCAATGGGTTCCATCATTAACCGTGTACCAAAGGGCAAGCGTTTGCCAGGTCACATGGGTGTAAAGAAAGTTACCATTGAAAACTTAGTAATTGAAAAAGTTGTAGCAGATAAGAACGTATTAATGATTAAGGGTAATGTTCCTGGTGCTAAGAACTCATTAATCGTTGTTAAGACTGCTTCTAAAGCTGTTAAGGCTGATAAATAG